Proteins from a single region of Candidatus Margulisiibacteriota bacterium:
- a CDS encoding PEP/pyruvate-binding domain-containing protein — protein MSLQKGSTGIKGLDDILHELILGDNVVWQVDSIDDYREFASAFAKQALLEKKRLVYIRFASHPALFSKDSGVKTYELDASEGFEPFSTRIHNIAKEEGEGVYYVFDSLSDLLSSWATDLMVGNFFKVTCPYLYELKTIAYFALLRNSHSFKTVARIRETTQLLLDLFKIKNRFYVHPLKVFNRYSPTMFLPHVFVQDRYIPVTGSADAAKVLSYIYKKGAESESRKLDHWDRLFIEGRQQLESGSSAELVSTVEKMCGVMIGREEKMLGLAKKYFSAEDLLAIKDRMIGSGYIGGKAVGMLLSRKILQKDPSCDWADILEEHDSFYVGSDVFYTYIVQNGWWRLLMEQKTREKYLEAAPELGEKLLGGEFPIEIKEQFQRIIEYFGQAPIIVRSSSLLEDSFGNVFAGKYESIFCANQGTPEQRYKAFESAVKRVFASTMNRDALFYRLQKGLSQKEEQMALLVQRVSGKARKQYFFPDVAGVGISYNTFVWKDGMDPKAGMIRIVAGLGTRAVNRVEDDHPRIAALDEPLLKPTAGLEDDRRWSQRKLDVINTESNSLETVYLSDLLKEGVEMKMELLGQQDPLALEQVKKLGQDYMPYVLTFEPLFSGTKFSQIMQSLMKRLEKEYGHPVDIEFAANFGGQEIPQINLLQCRPLQTKGEKSKIAIPEKLDRSKLIFSSRGSFMGGNTSKTIKRIVYVDAVAYSRLDQSAKYDIARLIGKLNQLIEGREIAPTILIGPGRWGTSTPSMGIPVGFSEINMASALVEVSFRTANLVPEVSFGTHFFQDLVETDIFYIALFTEREEVFLNEELLNSMKNNLPGLLPEYAKYATVVKVCNFPAGDLTLMSDILTQRVVCFRGENSELRT, from the coding sequence CTTGATGATATCCTTCACGAACTTATACTGGGAGATAATGTAGTCTGGCAGGTGGACAGCATCGATGATTACAGGGAATTTGCCTCTGCCTTTGCAAAGCAAGCCCTCCTGGAAAAGAAGCGGTTAGTCTATATAAGATTTGCTTCCCACCCCGCCCTGTTCTCAAAGGACAGCGGAGTAAAGACCTACGAGCTCGATGCCTCCGAGGGGTTTGAGCCGTTCTCGACCAGGATACACAACATAGCAAAAGAGGAAGGCGAAGGAGTGTACTATGTTTTTGACAGCCTTTCTGACCTGCTTTCTTCCTGGGCCACCGACCTGATGGTGGGTAATTTTTTCAAGGTCACCTGCCCTTACCTTTACGAACTAAAGACAATAGCCTATTTTGCCCTGCTGCGCAACAGCCATTCGTTCAAGACCGTGGCAAGGATAAGAGAGACCACCCAGCTGCTTCTTGACCTGTTCAAGATAAAGAACAGGTTCTATGTCCATCCGCTAAAAGTGTTCAACAGGTATTCTCCGACGATGTTCTTGCCGCATGTTTTTGTGCAGGACCGCTACATCCCTGTCACCGGCAGCGCGGATGCGGCAAAAGTGCTTTCTTACATCTATAAAAAAGGGGCGGAGAGCGAAAGCAGAAAACTGGACCACTGGGACAGGCTCTTTATCGAAGGCAGACAGCAGCTTGAGAGCGGCTCATCGGCAGAACTTGTAAGCACTGTCGAAAAAATGTGCGGCGTCATGATAGGCCGCGAAGAAAAGATGCTGGGTCTTGCAAAAAAGTATTTTTCGGCGGAGGACCTTCTTGCCATAAAGGACAGGATGATAGGCTCGGGCTATATCGGAGGCAAAGCGGTTGGAATGCTGCTGTCCAGAAAGATACTCCAGAAGGACCCATCCTGCGATTGGGCTGATATTCTTGAAGAGCACGATTCTTTTTATGTGGGCTCGGATGTTTTTTATACCTATATAGTCCAGAACGGCTGGTGGCGCCTGCTTATGGAGCAGAAGACCAGGGAAAAGTATCTGGAGGCGGCGCCCGAACTGGGGGAAAAGCTCCTGGGCGGGGAGTTCCCCATAGAGATAAAGGAGCAGTTCCAGCGGATAATAGAATACTTTGGACAGGCGCCGATAATCGTGCGCTCCTCCAGTCTTCTTGAGGACAGCTTTGGCAATGTCTTTGCCGGAAAATATGAAAGCATTTTTTGCGCCAACCAGGGTACTCCGGAGCAGAGGTACAAGGCCTTTGAATCGGCGGTCAAAAGGGTGTTTGCCAGCACGATGAATCGGGATGCCCTGTTCTACCGACTTCAAAAAGGCCTTTCGCAGAAGGAAGAACAAATGGCGCTGCTGGTGCAGAGGGTTTCCGGAAAGGCCAGAAAGCAGTATTTTTTCCCCGATGTTGCCGGTGTAGGCATCTCTTATAACACTTTTGTGTGGAAGGACGGCATGGACCCCAAAGCGGGGATGATAAGGATAGTTGCCGGTCTTGGGACCAGGGCGGTGAACCGGGTGGAGGACGACCATCCAAGGATAGCAGCGCTGGATGAGCCGCTGCTAAAGCCCACCGCCGGGCTGGAGGATGACAGGAGATGGAGCCAGAGAAAACTGGATGTCATTAATACGGAAAGCAATTCTCTTGAGACGGTCTATCTGTCCGATCTTCTAAAAGAAGGGGTTGAGATGAAAATGGAACTGCTGGGGCAGCAGGACCCTCTGGCCCTTGAGCAGGTAAAAAAACTAGGCCAGGATTATATGCCCTATGTCCTTACCTTTGAGCCCCTGTTCTCCGGCACAAAATTCTCTCAAATAATGCAGAGCCTTATGAAGCGCCTCGAAAAAGAATACGGCCACCCCGTGGACATCGAATTTGCTGCCAACTTTGGAGGGCAGGAAATACCGCAGATAAACCTGCTTCAGTGCAGGCCGCTCCAGACCAAGGGTGAAAAGTCAAAGATAGCGATCCCCGAAAAGCTCGACAGATCAAAACTGATCTTTTCTTCCCGAGGCAGTTTTATGGGCGGAAATACCTCAAAGACCATAAAAAGGATAGTTTATGTTGACGCTGTGGCCTACAGCAGGCTTGATCAGAGCGCCAAATATGACATCGCCAGGCTTATAGGAAAGCTTAACCAGCTTATCGAAGGCAGGGAAATAGCTCCCACGATACTGATAGGCCCGGGCAGGTGGGGCACCTCGACCCCGTCAATGGGGATCCCTGTCGGGTTTTCGGAGATAAACATGGCTTCCGCCCTGGTAGAGGTCTCTTTTAGGACAGCCAACCTTGTGCCGGAGGTCTCTTTCGGCACGCACTTTTTTCAGGACCTGGTGGAGACCGATATCTTTTATATCGCCCTGTTCACCGAACGGGAGGAAGTATTTTTGAACGAAGAACTGCTGAATTCCATGAAGAACAATTTGCCGGGCCTGCTTCCGGAATACGCAAAATACGCAACTGTAGTAAAAGTCTGCAACTTTCCCGCAGGAGACCTTACCCTGATGTCCGACATACTTACGCAGAGAGTGGTTTGTTTTAGGGGTGAGAACTCAGAGCTTAGAACTTAG
- a CDS encoding nitroreductase family protein, whose product MDLFEAIKKRRSIRQYLDKPVPKEALEKLIDAARFAPTARHVEPWTFVVITEPDTIKAVGQATDTGKFISCSGACIAVFCEDTKYYLEDGCGAIQNILLAATSLGIGSCWVAGDKKPYCQTIAKLLGAPSSYKLVGLISLGYPLSKDAFFEDKRKGLKDLICWNRF is encoded by the coding sequence ATGGACCTGTTTGAAGCCATAAAAAAGCGCAGGAGCATAAGACAGTACCTGGACAAGCCCGTGCCTAAGGAGGCATTGGAAAAACTTATAGATGCCGCCCGTTTTGCCCCAACCGCAAGGCATGTAGAGCCCTGGACATTTGTTGTGATAACGGAACCGGATACCATTAAGGCCGTGGGGCAGGCCACCGACACAGGAAAGTTCATTTCCTGCTCAGGCGCCTGTATCGCGGTCTTTTGTGAAGACACAAAATACTATCTTGAGGACGGCTGCGGCGCCATACAAAACATCCTGCTTGCCGCCACCTCTCTTGGGATCGGCTCCTGCTGGGTAGCAGGGGACAAAAAGCCTTATTGTCAGACCATAGCAAAACTATTGGGTGCTCCTTCTTCCTATAAGCTGGTCGGGCTTATCTCTCTGGGCTATCCTTTGTCAAAAGACGCGTTTTTTGAGGACAAAAGAAAAGGCCTTAAGGACCTGATATGCTGGAACAGGTTCTGA
- a CDS encoding trehalose-6-phosphate synthase: MKRFILLIAPVLIAVTLIIMVLGAVLVRYEEDRLMDDLKRKAVSVADGMELSARYVLLNKDAAGAERLVKKFQKKERVQGGAVYDAEGKLIAITERLKGWKEEGKSQYQGVISKKAPSERLSKFNKYYVYSYVAPVLDDKDNVIGLVEIIYDTSYVFMRTVDFWKTIMISLGILLAVLLGLIFFIERRFFSSPIGRLTKWFKHYQKGETEEMEKIEGEGGLGELASEVQQVALGLKIAKKAITEDARQRLKEEDLWTEAKLRDLIRSKLGDSSFIVVSNREPFMHVTDKNTGKVSLVKPASGVVTAIDPILKSCGGVWVATGSGDADKNFVNAKDKLGVPEKDSRYILKRIWLSKEEEQGFYLGFSNEGLWPLCHITHTRPIFRESDWLLYKQVNQKFADSIIEELPAKNPFVFIQDYHFTLLGRMIKEKRPDAIIALFWHIPWPNPEVFSICPYQQEILDGMLGCDLIGFHVQYHCNNFLDTANRLLECRADMEKFSIVRLGKETIVRPFPISIDDSYFKDPGPLVRQRAEEIKKELGLSDKIVAMGVDRIDYTKGIAERILAVDRFLEKYPQYIKKFVFIQLAAPSRTDIKRYHDLVDEIEELVKRKNDKYRQDGWEPIIYLKRYFTSEEIKPYFKLSDMCLVSSLHDGMNLVAKEYVASKDDLRGALILSKFTGASRELSGAVLINPYSIEEFADAIKTAAEMSPEEKKKRMEGMRLSIMENNVYKWAAGIINELTALKKDVLSK; the protein is encoded by the coding sequence ATGAAAAGGTTCATTCTTCTTATTGCGCCGGTCTTGATCGCGGTCACCCTCATAATTATGGTGCTTGGGGCTGTTCTTGTAAGGTATGAAGAAGACCGCCTTATGGACGACCTCAAGCGCAAGGCGGTGTCCGTGGCCGACGGCATGGAGCTTTCTGCCAGGTATGTCCTTCTTAACAAAGATGCTGCCGGGGCCGAGCGGCTGGTAAAAAAATTCCAGAAAAAGGAAAGGGTGCAGGGCGGGGCCGTCTATGATGCCGAAGGAAAATTGATCGCCATCACCGAAAGGCTCAAAGGCTGGAAGGAAGAAGGAAAATCCCAGTATCAGGGGGTCATCTCAAAAAAAGCTCCGTCAGAGCGGCTTTCAAAGTTCAATAAGTACTATGTCTACAGCTATGTTGCTCCGGTCCTTGACGACAAGGACAATGTGATAGGGCTGGTCGAGATCATCTACGACACCTCCTATGTGTTCATGCGCACAGTAGACTTCTGGAAGACGATAATGATAAGCCTGGGCATTCTTTTGGCGGTGCTGCTGGGGCTGATCTTTTTTATCGAAAGAAGGTTCTTTTCTTCTCCCATAGGCCGGCTGACAAAATGGTTCAAGCACTATCAAAAGGGCGAAACGGAGGAGATGGAAAAGATCGAGGGCGAGGGCGGCCTGGGAGAACTGGCCTCCGAAGTCCAGCAGGTGGCCCTGGGGCTTAAGATAGCAAAAAAGGCCATTACCGAAGATGCAAGGCAGCGCCTAAAAGAGGAAGACCTGTGGACGGAAGCCAAGTTGAGGGACCTGATAAGGTCTAAACTCGGTGACAGTTCTTTTATAGTAGTTTCCAATAGAGAGCCATTTATGCATGTCACCGACAAAAATACCGGTAAGGTATCCCTGGTAAAGCCGGCCAGCGGAGTGGTGACGGCAATAGACCCGATACTTAAATCTTGCGGCGGGGTTTGGGTGGCAACAGGCAGCGGGGATGCCGACAAAAACTTTGTAAATGCCAAGGACAAGCTCGGCGTTCCCGAAAAGGACAGCAGATATATTCTCAAGAGGATATGGCTTTCCAAAGAAGAGGAGCAGGGCTTTTACCTTGGTTTTTCCAACGAGGGGCTTTGGCCCCTGTGCCACATCACGCACACCAGGCCGATCTTTAGGGAAAGCGACTGGCTGCTCTATAAGCAGGTCAACCAAAAGTTTGCCGACAGCATAATTGAGGAACTGCCGGCAAAGAACCCGTTCGTCTTTATCCAGGACTACCACTTTACTCTGCTGGGCAGGATGATAAAAGAAAAGAGGCCGGACGCGATCATAGCGCTTTTCTGGCACATCCCCTGGCCCAATCCGGAGGTCTTTTCCATCTGCCCGTACCAGCAGGAGATACTGGACGGCATGCTTGGCTGCGACCTGATCGGCTTTCATGTGCAGTACCATTGCAACAACTTTTTGGACACGGCCAACAGGCTGCTTGAGTGCCGGGCCGACATGGAAAAATTCAGCATTGTGCGGCTGGGCAAAGAGACCATAGTCAGGCCTTTTCCGATAAGCATAGATGACAGCTATTTTAAGGACCCGGGGCCTTTGGTGCGCCAGAGGGCGGAAGAGATAAAAAAAGAACTCGGCCTTTCGGACAAAATAGTTGCGATGGGCGTGGACAGGATAGATTATACCAAGGGCATAGCAGAGAGGATATTGGCCGTTGACAGGTTCCTGGAAAAATATCCGCAGTACATCAAGAAGTTCGTCTTTATACAGCTGGCCGCTCCAAGCAGGACCGATATCAAGCGCTACCACGACCTGGTGGACGAGATAGAAGAATTGGTAAAGAGAAAGAACGACAAATACAGGCAGGACGGCTGGGAGCCCATAATATACCTGAAAAGGTATTTTACTTCCGAAGAGATCAAACCCTATTTCAAGCTTTCCGATATGTGCCTGGTCAGCTCCCTTCATGACGGGATGAACCTGGTGGCAAAAGAATATGTTGCCTCAAAAGATGACCTTAGGGGGGCTTTGATACTGAGCAAGTTCACCGGCGCCTCCAGGGAGCTTTCCGGAGCCGTCCTGATTAATCCGTACTCCATAGAGGAATTTGCGGATGCAATAAAGACGGCTGCTGAAATGAGCCCGGAAGAAAAGAAAAAGAGGATGGAGGGCATGCGCCTTTCTATAATGGAGAACAATGTTTACAAGTGGGCGGCCGGCATTATAAACGAGCTGACCGCGCTCAAAAAGGATGTTCTAAGCAAATGA
- the otsB gene encoding trehalose-phosphatase codes for MNRAEELAKLLPKGTALLALADFDGTLAPIAPTPDLAAISARAKKALIKLAGSKNIFTGVLSGRALHDIKKAVGVKGLIYGGNHGLEIEGRGLKRTAPLSDAVLKALAKVRKDLKGSLSRYKGAIVEDKVFSVSVHYRLVGKNDLPYVMKEIKRSAEPFLKRGLIRLAKGKKIVEIRPRLKWDKGSALKWIQKELSAKSGRSLYTVYMGDDATDEDAFKALGKKGLSIKVGAEGKTAALKRLDNTEQAGRFLELILESR; via the coding sequence ATGAACAGGGCAGAAGAACTGGCAAAATTGCTGCCAAAGGGCACGGCGCTTTTGGCCCTTGCCGATTTTGACGGGACGCTGGCCCCGATAGCGCCGACCCCGGACCTGGCAGCTATTTCTGCCAGGGCAAAAAAAGCTCTGATAAAACTGGCCGGGTCAAAGAACATCTTTACCGGCGTGCTCAGCGGAAGGGCCCTGCACGACATAAAAAAAGCTGTCGGCGTAAAAGGCCTTATCTACGGCGGCAATCACGGGCTAGAGATAGAGGGCAGAGGACTAAAAAGGACAGCACCTTTGTCTGATGCCGTCTTAAAGGCCCTGGCAAAAGTAAGAAAGGACCTGAAAGGCTCCCTGTCCCGGTACAAAGGGGCGATAGTTGAGGACAAAGTGTTTTCCGTAAGCGTGCACTACAGGCTGGTGGGCAAAAATGACCTGCCGTATGTGATGAAAGAGATCAAGCGTTCGGCGGAGCCTTTTCTTAAAAGAGGGCTGATAAGGCTGGCAAAGGGAAAAAAGATAGTTGAGATAAGGCCGAGGCTCAAATGGGACAAGGGCAGCGCTCTAAAGTGGATACAAAAAGAGCTCAGTGCAAAAAGCGGCCGCAGCCTTTATACCGTTTATATGGGAGATGATGCAACGGACGAAGACGCTTTTAAGGCGCTGGGCAAAAAGGGGCTTTCGATAAAGGTCGGCGCAGAAGGCAAAACCGCGGCCCTAAAGCGCCTTGATAATACAGAGCAGGCCGGAAGGTTTTTGGAGCTCATTTTAGAAAGCAGATAG
- a CDS encoding DUF5752 family protein — protein MGEPVLAKEPFRFFTRLHLTELTGLKASNIKELLYHLERVPGSCIYHHTHRFLQQHQYLSPEPPNDFAYWVLEAINESDLSERLASIDTVQYPTIRKLRERIIEVISSWAASNPGSRRKKASPGDEFHFMKTKSFIVPTKYEVSDLNSFAEVLEKVTIDSIYFHIFESRLRLEKGSNDFSNWFEASLGDGVLAKKVSRLDPYTCTLEDLRCTLIRMVKNRIGG, from the coding sequence ATGGGGGAGCCGGTTTTGGCAAAGGAGCCTTTCAGGTTTTTTACAAGGCTTCATCTTACGGAGCTGACGGGGCTAAAGGCCTCTAACATAAAAGAGCTGCTTTATCATCTGGAAAGAGTGCCGGGCTCCTGTATTTACCACCACACGCACAGGTTTTTACAGCAGCACCAGTACCTTTCGCCGGAGCCGCCCAACGATTTTGCCTACTGGGTGCTGGAGGCCATTAACGAGAGCGACCTTTCGGAGAGGCTTGCCAGCATAGATACGGTACAATATCCCACAATAAGGAAGCTTAGGGAAAGAATAATCGAGGTCATCTCCTCCTGGGCCGCATCAAATCCGGGTTCCAGGCGCAAAAAGGCTTCCCCAGGCGATGAGTTCCATTTTATGAAGACAAAAAGCTTTATAGTTCCGACAAAGTATGAAGTGTCCGACCTTAACAGCTTTGCCGAGGTCCTGGAAAAAGTGACCATAGATTCCATCTATTTCCATATCTTTGAATCAAGGCTGCGGCTCGAAAAAGGCAGCAATGATTTTTCTAACTGGTTCGAGGCGTCTCTCGGGGATGGCGTCCTTGCCAAAAAAGTGTCCAGACTGGACCCGTACACCTGTACACTCGAGGACCTGCGCTGCACGCTTATAAGGATGGTAAAGAACAGGATAGGGGGCTGA
- a CDS encoding glycosyltransferase, with protein MAKLNDYVEIVGQSVIDDLRLLAERLKGKVVQNINSTSVGGGVAEILNRMIPLMREIGLDAKWDLIKGGEQFFAVTKKFHNALHGKEEDITQRDFDVFLETGKKNLEEMDLYGDIIFVHDPQPIFLITKKKRKKWAWRCHIDVSHPDRKVWHFLKKFINKYDAAVFSSPLFSQKLPVSQFLISPSIDPLSDKNRELPQETIDAVLKKYSIPKDKPIVTQISRFDRLKDPIGVIEAYKLVKKYIDCRLILAGGGATDDPEGQLVLDEVKERAAGDEDIHILLLPQDDIEINALQRASDVIVQKSLKEGFGLTVSEALWKAKPVVASSVGGIPLQIKHKFSGLLCRSIEGAAFEIKQLLNSPGYAKKLGQNGREHVKNNFLITRHMKEYMLLFLSLYSGEDVVYL; from the coding sequence GTGGCAAAACTAAATGATTATGTGGAGATAGTGGGGCAGTCGGTAATAGATGACCTGCGGCTTTTGGCCGAAAGGCTAAAGGGCAAAGTGGTGCAAAACATCAATTCCACCTCGGTCGGCGGCGGAGTGGCCGAGATACTTAACAGGATGATCCCTCTTATGAGGGAGATCGGCCTGGATGCCAAGTGGGACCTTATCAAGGGGGGAGAGCAGTTCTTTGCGGTCACCAAAAAATTCCACAACGCTCTTCACGGCAAGGAAGAAGATATCACCCAGCGGGACTTTGATGTTTTTCTTGAGACAGGGAAAAAGAACCTTGAGGAGATGGACCTTTACGGAGACATTATCTTTGTCCACGATCCCCAGCCCATTTTTTTGATAACCAAAAAAAAGAGAAAGAAATGGGCCTGGAGATGCCACATAGATGTGTCGCATCCGGACCGCAAGGTCTGGCATTTTCTCAAAAAATTCATCAATAAATACGATGCCGCCGTGTTTTCTTCGCCTCTCTTTTCGCAGAAACTTCCTGTCAGCCAGTTCCTTATTTCTCCCTCGATAGATCCCTTAAGCGACAAGAACAGGGAATTGCCACAGGAAACCATTGACGCTGTACTAAAGAAGTATTCCATCCCAAAAGATAAGCCGATAGTGACCCAGATATCGAGGTTTGACCGGCTCAAGGACCCCATCGGCGTGATAGAGGCCTATAAACTGGTAAAAAAATATATTGACTGCAGGCTTATTCTGGCGGGCGGAGGGGCAACGGACGATCCCGAGGGGCAGCTTGTTCTTGACGAGGTAAAAGAGCGGGCCGCAGGCGATGAGGACATTCACATCCTGCTGCTTCCGCAGGATGACATAGAGATAAACGCCCTGCAGAGGGCATCGGATGTGATAGTGCAAAAATCCCTTAAAGAAGGGTTTGGCCTTACAGTATCTGAGGCGCTGTGGAAGGCAAAGCCGGTCGTGGCCTCCAGCGTTGGCGGGATCCCGCTTCAGATAAAGCACAAATTTTCGGGCCTGTTGTGCCGGTCGATAGAAGGCGCCGCGTTCGAGATAAAACAGCTGCTAAATTCGCCCGGCTATGCAAAAAAACTGGGGCAGAACGGCCGCGAGCATGTAAAGAACAACTTCCTCATCACGCGGCACATGAAAGAGTATATGCTATTGTTCCTCTCGCTTTACAGCGGCGAGGATGTCGTCTACCTTTGA
- a CDS encoding choloylglycine hydrolase family protein has product MMKTLVRLFTVLCLLYQASFACTDFAIKAKDGTVINGRSMEFPVDLKSELVAVPRGIEHRVVDAKGTAGAAWSSKYAFFGVNAFKLKDCFVEGLNEKGLSAGGLMFTGAVYQQPKAGKFVPLDKFITWILGNFASVDEVRAALPGITVCDSEVKDIKGMGLHLSLHDASGKSLVVEFIDGKMNIYDNPVGVLTNRPSFPWQLQNLSNYINLGPSDKKPRTISGAKVQPTGVGSGMLGLPGDWTPPSRFVRMVLCKDAALTPKNAKEAVVAAEHLLNAVDIPRGVIKENPKPFITLYGYAQWVVMKDLTNKTIYYKTYENTAWKKASLSGFKLEKGAPVRSIPMDSTVFSAQDVSKQFK; this is encoded by the coding sequence ATGATGAAAACACTTGTCCGTTTGTTCACGGTTTTATGCCTGCTGTACCAGGCCTCTTTTGCCTGCACCGACTTTGCTATCAAGGCAAAGGACGGCACGGTGATAAACGGGCGCTCGATGGAGTTCCCGGTGGACCTAAAGTCCGAGCTCGTAGCGGTGCCGCGCGGGATAGAGCACAGGGTAGTCGATGCCAAAGGCACTGCCGGAGCAGCCTGGTCGTCCAAGTACGCGTTCTTTGGCGTAAATGCCTTTAAGCTAAAGGACTGCTTTGTGGAGGGATTGAACGAAAAAGGCCTCTCTGCCGGAGGCCTCATGTTCACGGGCGCAGTGTACCAGCAGCCAAAGGCCGGAAAGTTCGTTCCCCTGGACAAGTTCATTACCTGGATACTCGGCAATTTTGCATCCGTTGACGAAGTAAGGGCGGCCCTTCCGGGAATAACCGTCTGCGATTCTGAGGTAAAAGATATCAAAGGCATGGGGCTGCACCTTTCCCTGCATGATGCTTCAGGAAAAAGCCTTGTTGTGGAATTCATAGACGGGAAAATGAACATTTACGACAATCCCGTCGGCGTTCTTACCAACAGGCCCAGCTTTCCCTGGCAACTGCAGAACCTGAGCAACTATATTAACCTTGGGCCCTCCGACAAAAAACCAAGGACGATCAGCGGTGCAAAGGTCCAGCCAACCGGAGTGGGAAGCGGCATGCTGGGACTCCCGGGGGACTGGACGCCGCCTTCACGCTTTGTGAGGATGGTCCTGTGCAAGGACGCGGCCCTTACACCCAAAAACGCAAAGGAAGCCGTTGTTGCGGCAGAGCATCTGTTAAATGCCGTGGATATACCAAGAGGGGTCATCAAGGAAAACCCAAAACCTTTTATCACCTTGTACGGCTATGCCCAGTGGGTAGTGATGAAGGACCTGACCAACAAGACCATTTATTATAAGACCTACGAAAACACCGCATGGAAAAAGGCAAGCCTGAGCGGCTTTAAACTGGAAAAAGGCGCCCCTGTAAGGTCAATACCTATGGACAGCACCGTCTTTTCCGCGCAGGATGTATCAAAGCAGTTCAAGTAG
- a CDS encoding DUF262 domain-containing HNH endonuclease family protein, whose product MIDPKPAKVVDLLKSSSRWIVPKYQREYSWGKTEALEFWEDIQSYANSEDDQLFLGTLIFDVSEEKHNIIKIIDGQQRLTTILLLLIALRNRAKEINEREISGQIQSYITFMDDASAESRGNRLIASESIKDIFEEMSKHDWDGRFPAKIGIKPVKRQVNRIKPIFDFFASEVAEYDRTILVKIQKALYKSYVAIIDIQDEAEAFSIFERTNARGMDLEASDLLKNYLFASGVVGVEDIWPQIIENSEGTVLRMLKYFYVSQKGYIAKSQLYKNIRRYSQEIGNEKLLEELNAFSKYFYEIRNANKDGLQAYFESLGYESISTKEDRYQKIYHSLEGLRLFKVSQIYPLVYSAIMSSKSNGETETKTKKLIVFLDVLEKYHFINNAICDRVGNEVEKTYADYCVKFWNTSDFIETANELIALLKRKVAKEDEFVSRFSEISYAQDTIALIMYIFDRIINYKVEPPDRIALYNPNKKITRKNHNIEHFYPQNPESNPLPADVCNNIGNLLCLGFKTNSRLGNMMPKEKIEYLKQHTEEIANKNFVVDFVKRNENSANEWGEKQILNRARVLSKKAYDSIWKF is encoded by the coding sequence ATGATAGACCCAAAACCAGCAAAAGTTGTTGATTTGCTAAAATCATCATCTAGATGGATAGTGCCAAAGTATCAGAGAGAATACTCTTGGGGCAAGACAGAAGCACTTGAATTTTGGGAAGACATACAAAGCTACGCTAATAGTGAAGATGACCAGCTCTTCTTGGGCACACTAATATTCGATGTATCGGAAGAAAAGCATAATATCATCAAAATTATTGATGGCCAACAAAGGCTCACAACAATACTGCTCTTATTGATCGCTTTAAGAAACAGAGCAAAAGAAATAAACGAACGAGAGATATCCGGACAAATACAAAGCTATATCACATTTATGGATGACGCTTCTGCGGAATCTCGAGGCAACCGATTAATTGCATCGGAGTCGATTAAAGATATATTTGAAGAAATGTCCAAACACGACTGGGATGGAAGGTTCCCAGCAAAGATTGGAATAAAACCGGTAAAGAGGCAAGTTAACAGAATTAAGCCGATATTTGATTTCTTTGCAAGCGAAGTCGCAGAATATGATCGAACGATACTGGTAAAAATACAGAAGGCATTATATAAATCCTATGTTGCAATTATCGATATTCAAGACGAAGCAGAAGCTTTCAGCATTTTTGAGAGAACAAACGCCAGGGGAATGGATCTGGAAGCTTCAGATTTGTTAAAGAACTATCTATTTGCTTCGGGAGTTGTTGGCGTGGAAGATATTTGGCCACAAATAATCGAGAATTCTGAGGGAACCGTTCTAAGAATGCTTAAATATTTCTACGTCTCACAAAAGGGGTATATTGCAAAATCACAGCTTTACAAAAACATAAGAAGATATAGTCAAGAGATTGGCAATGAAAAACTACTGGAGGAATTGAATGCGTTTTCCAAGTATTTTTATGAAATCAGGAATGCAAATAAGGATGGCCTTCAGGCATATTTTGAAAGCCTAGGCTATGAAAGCATCTCAACAAAAGAAGACAGATATCAGAAAATATATCATTCTCTGGAGGGACTAAGACTGTTTAAGGTGTCGCAAATCTACCCTTTAGTTTATTCCGCAATAATGTCTTCAAAATCAAACGGAGAAACTGAGACAAAAACAAAGAAGCTAATTGTTTTTTTGGATGTGCTTGAGAAGTACCATTTTATCAACAATGCTATCTGTGATCGAGTTGGCAACGAAGTTGAAAAGACATATGCCGATTATTGTGTTAAGTTTTGGAATACAAGTGACTTTATTGAAACCGCAAATGAACTAATTGCATTGCTAAAAAGAAAAGTGGCAAAAGAAGATGAGTTTGTCTCTAGATTTTCAGAAATATCTTATGCTCAAGATACTATTGCCCTAATAATGTATATTTTTGACAGGATAATCAATTACAAAGTTGAGCCTCCCGATAGGATCGCACTCTATAATCCCAACAAGAAAATAACAAGGAAAAACCATAACATTGAACATTTTTATCCTCAAAATCCGGAGAGCAATCCATTGCCAGCTGATGTATGCAATAATATCGGAAATCTATTGTGCCTTGGCTTTAAGACCAACTCTAGACTCGGCAATATGATGCCAAAAGAGAAGATTGAATATTTAAAGCAGCACACTGAGGAAATCGCAAATAAAAATTTTGTTGTTGATTTTGTAAAGAGGAATGAAAACTCTGCAAATGAATGGGGGGAAAAACAGATTTTGAATCGAGCCCGTGTTTTGAGCAAAAAGGCATATGATTCTATTTGGAAATTCTAA